A stretch of the Nicotiana tabacum cultivar K326 chromosome 6, ASM71507v2, whole genome shotgun sequence genome encodes the following:
- the LOC107763754 gene encoding calmodulin — MAEQLTEEQIAEFKEAFSLFDKDGDGCITTKELGTVMRSLGQNPTEAELQDMISEVDADQNGTIDFPEFLNLMARKMKDTDSEEELKEAFKVFDKDQNGFISAAELRHVMTNLGEKLTDEEVDEMIREADIDGDGQVNYEEFVRMMLAK, encoded by the exons atggCAGAGCAGCTAACGGAGGAGCAGATCGCTGAGTTCAAGGAGGCCTTTAGCCTTTTCGACAAGGACGGCGATG GCTGTATTACTACCAAGGAATTGGGAACAGTGATGAGATCACTTGGTCAGAATCCCACTGAAGCTGAACTACAGGATATGATCAGCGAGGTTGATGCTGATCAGAATGGAACCATTGATTTTCCAGAGTTCTTGAATCTGATGGCACGTAAGATGAAG GACACTGATTCTGAGGAAGAACTCAAAGAAGCTTTCAAGGTTTTCGATAAAGATCAGAATGGCTTTATTTCTGCAGCTGAG CTTCGTCATGTAATGACAAACCTTGGAGAGAAGCTGACTGATGAAGAGGTGGATGAGATGATCCGAGAAGCAGATATTGATGGTGATGGGCAAGTTAATTACGAGGAGTTTGTCCGCATGATGCTTGCCAAGTGA
- the LOC107763756 gene encoding zinc-finger homeodomain protein 6 produces the protein MQGDKANDNIYRECLRNHAASLGSYATDGCGEFTLDDNNNNNTSPRSASLHCAACGCHRNFHRKVMYGASYSNNSSRDREIVAAELTDYGGGRMSAALTAEESPRSGKKRFRTKFTTDQKEKMLAFAEKLGWTLQRKDQENETERFCREVGVSRKVFKVWMHNHKNNTSSVSTGNASSLTQ, from the coding sequence ATGCAAGGAGACAAAGCAAATGACAATATTTACAGAGAGTGTTTAAGGAACCATGCAGCCAGCCTTGGAAGTTATGCCACTGATGGCTGCGGAGAATTCACTCTTGacgacaataacaacaacaatacttCCCCACGCAGCGCAAGCTTACACTGCGCTGCCTGTGGTTGTCATCGTAACTTCCACCGTAAAGTTATGTACGGTGCTAGTTACAGCAACAATAGCAGCCGCGACCGAGAAATCGTGGCAGCAGAGTTGACTGACTACGGTGGAGGGAGGATGAGCGCCGCCCTGACAGCTGAGGAGTCACCGAGGAGCGGGAAGAAACGATTTAGGACGAAGTTTACGACGGATCAGAAAGAGAAAATGCTGGCATTTGCGGAGAAATTAGGATGGACGCTGCAAAGGAAAGATCAAGAAAATGAAACTGAAAGATTTTGCAGAGAGGTAGGGGTAAGTAGAAAGGTGTTTAAAGTATGGATGCATAATCATAAGAATAACACTTCCTCTGTATCCACTGGCAATGCATCTTCTCTTACTCAATAA